A region from the Enterobacter roggenkampii genome encodes:
- a CDS encoding anaerobic C4-dicarboxylate transporter, whose amino-acid sequence MFGAELVIVLLAIYLGARLGGIGIGFAGGLGVLVLTLIFQIKPGAIPFDVIEIIMAVIAAIAAMQVAGGMDYLVSLAERMLRRHPKYITFLAPLVTWFMTILAGTGHTAFSTLPVITEVAKEQGIRPSRPLSIAVVASQIAITASPISAAVVFFAGILEPMGVSYLTLLAICIPVTLIAVMITAVLCNFLGAELKDDPVYQERLAKGEVSLRGSQVFELKPHAKRSVLLFLIGIVAVMFYATAISDTVGLIQNPVLPRNEAIVVFMLTIATLISITCKIDTSEVLNASTFKSGMSACVCVLGVAWLGDTFVKAHISDIQTVAGDLLHNYPWLLAVVLFFAATLLYSQAATTKALMPAALMLGVTPLTAIASFAAVSALFVLPTYPTLLAAVEMDDTGSTRIGKYVFNHAFLIPGVVAITLCVVLGFIIGGIVL is encoded by the coding sequence ATGTTTGGAGCAGAACTCGTCATCGTCTTGTTGGCGATTTATTTGGGAGCACGACTCGGGGGTATCGGCATCGGTTTTGCCGGCGGTCTTGGAGTGCTCGTTCTTACCCTTATCTTTCAGATTAAACCCGGCGCAATCCCGTTCGACGTTATCGAAATCATCATGGCAGTCATTGCCGCTATTGCCGCCATGCAGGTGGCAGGCGGTATGGACTACCTGGTGAGCCTGGCGGAGCGCATGTTACGCCGCCACCCGAAATACATAACCTTCCTTGCTCCGCTGGTGACCTGGTTTATGACCATTCTCGCCGGTACTGGCCACACCGCTTTCTCCACGCTGCCGGTGATTACCGAAGTGGCGAAAGAACAGGGTATCCGTCCGTCGCGTCCGCTCTCTATTGCCGTCGTCGCGTCCCAGATCGCGATTACCGCCTCGCCGATTTCCGCGGCGGTGGTCTTCTTCGCCGGTATCCTGGAGCCGATGGGCGTGAGCTACCTGACGCTGCTGGCGATCTGCATTCCGGTGACGCTGATTGCGGTGATGATTACCGCCGTGCTGTGTAACTTCCTCGGTGCTGAACTGAAAGACGATCCGGTTTATCAGGAGCGTCTGGCAAAAGGTGAAGTGAGCCTGCGCGGCAGCCAGGTCTTCGAACTGAAGCCACATGCGAAACGCTCCGTGCTGCTGTTCCTGATTGGTATTGTCGCCGTCATGTTCTATGCGACCGCCATCAGCGATACCGTGGGGCTGATCCAGAACCCGGTCCTGCCGCGTAACGAAGCGATTGTGGTGTTCATGCTGACCATCGCGACGCTGATTAGCATCACCTGTAAAATTGATACCAGCGAAGTGCTGAACGCCAGCACCTTCAAATCCGGTATGAGCGCCTGCGTGTGCGTACTGGGTGTGGCGTGGCTTGGTGATACCTTCGTGAAAGCGCACATCAGTGATATCCAGACCGTCGCTGGTGACCTACTGCACAACTATCCGTGGCTGCTGGCTGTCGTGCTGTTCTTCGCGGCGACCCTGCTTTACTCCCAGGCGGCGACCACCAAAGCGCTGATGCCTGCGGCGCTGATGCTGGGTGTGACGCCGCTGACGGCGATTGCCTCTTTTGCGGCGGTTTCTGCCCTGTTCGTATTACCAACCTACCCAACCCTGCTGGCGGCGGTGGAGATGGACGACACCGGCTCAACCCGTATCGGTAAGTACGTGTTTAACCACGCGTTCCTCATCCCGGGCGTGGTGGCGATTACGCTTTGCGTGGTCCTCGGCTTTATCATCGGCGGCATTGTGCTGTAA
- the aspA gene encoding aspartate ammonia-lyase: MLNNIRIEEDLLGTREVPADAYYGVHTLRAIENFYISNSKISDIPEFVRGMVMVKKAAALANKELQTIPKSAANAIIAACDEVLNNGKCMDQFPVDVYQGGAGTSVNMNTNEVLANIGLELMGHQKGEYQYLNPNDHVNKCQSTNDAYPTGFRIAVYASVVKLVDAINQLGDGFQRKAVEFQDILKMGRTQLQDAVPMTLGQEFHAFNVLLNEETKNLLRTSELLLEVNLGATAIGTRLNTPDGYQQLAVQKLAEVSNLPVVPAEDLIEATSDCGAYVMVHSALKRLAVKLSKICNDLRLLSSGPRAGLNEINLPELQAGSSIMPAKVNPVVPEVVNQVCFKVIGNDTTVTMASEAGQLQLNVMEPVIGQAMFESIHILTNACYNLLEKCINGITANKEVCEGYVYNSIGIVTYLNPFIGHHNGDIVGKICAETGKSVREVVLERGLLTEAELDDIFSAQNLMHPAYKAKRYTDESEQ; this comes from the coding sequence ATGTTAAACAACATTCGTATCGAAGAAGACTTGTTGGGTACCAGGGAAGTTCCAGCGGATGCCTACTACGGTGTCCACACTCTGAGAGCGATTGAAAACTTCTACATCAGCAACAGCAAAATCAGCGACATCCCTGAATTTGTTCGTGGCATGGTGATGGTGAAGAAAGCCGCAGCCCTGGCCAACAAAGAGCTGCAAACCATTCCTAAAAGCGCGGCAAATGCGATTATCGCAGCCTGCGATGAAGTGCTGAACAACGGCAAATGCATGGATCAGTTCCCGGTTGACGTCTATCAGGGCGGCGCGGGCACCTCCGTCAACATGAATACCAACGAAGTACTGGCAAACATTGGCCTGGAGCTGATGGGTCACCAGAAAGGTGAATACCAGTACCTGAACCCGAACGACCACGTCAACAAATGCCAGTCCACCAACGACGCGTACCCTACCGGCTTCCGTATCGCGGTGTATGCCTCCGTGGTGAAACTGGTGGATGCGATCAACCAACTGGGTGATGGCTTCCAGCGTAAAGCGGTTGAGTTCCAGGACATTCTGAAAATGGGTCGTACCCAGCTGCAGGATGCGGTGCCGATGACCCTCGGCCAGGAATTCCACGCGTTTAACGTCCTGTTGAACGAAGAGACTAAAAATCTGCTGCGCACCTCCGAGCTGCTGCTGGAAGTGAACCTGGGCGCTACCGCCATCGGTACGCGTCTGAACACCCCGGATGGCTATCAGCAGCTGGCGGTACAGAAGCTGGCTGAAGTGTCCAACCTGCCGGTTGTGCCTGCAGAAGACCTGATTGAAGCGACCTCCGACTGCGGCGCCTACGTCATGGTACACAGCGCGCTGAAACGTCTGGCGGTGAAACTGTCCAAAATTTGTAACGACCTGCGCCTGCTCTCTTCCGGCCCGCGCGCTGGCCTGAACGAAATCAACCTGCCAGAACTGCAGGCAGGTTCGTCCATCATGCCAGCCAAGGTGAACCCGGTCGTGCCAGAAGTAGTGAATCAGGTTTGCTTCAAAGTCATCGGTAACGATACGACCGTGACCATGGCCTCTGAAGCGGGTCAGCTGCAGCTGAACGTGATGGAGCCAGTCATTGGCCAGGCGATGTTTGAATCTATCCACATTCTGACCAACGCCTGCTACAACCTGCTGGAAAAATGCATCAACGGCATCACGGCGAATAAAGAAGTCTGCGAGGGTTATGTCTATAACTCCATCGGGATCGTCACCTACCTCAACCCGTTCATCGGGCACCATAACGGCGACATCGTCGGTAAGATTTGCGCTGAAACCGGTAAGAGCGTGCGTGAAGTGGTGCTGGAGCGCGGGCTGTTGACCGAAGCCGAGCTGGACGATATTTTCTCAGCCCAGAACCTGATGCACCCGGCCTATAAAGCGAAACGATATACCGATGAAAGCGAACAGTAA
- a CDS encoding FxsA family protein: MRWIPFIAFFLYVYIEISIFIQVAHVLGVLLTLILVIFTSVIGMSLVRNQGFKNFLIMQQKMAAGESPAEEMIKSVSLIIAGLLLILPGFFTDFLGLLLLLPPVQKHLTMKLLPHLRFSRMPGGGFSTGPGDTFEGEYQRKDEQHDRLDHKDDR; encoded by the coding sequence GTGCGCTGGATACCGTTTATTGCTTTCTTTCTCTATGTTTACATTGAGATTTCCATTTTCATCCAGGTTGCCCATGTGCTGGGCGTCCTGCTGACGCTGATTCTGGTGATTTTCACCTCCGTCATCGGCATGTCGCTGGTGCGTAATCAGGGTTTCAAAAATTTCCTGATAATGCAGCAAAAGATGGCCGCAGGCGAAAGCCCGGCGGAAGAGATGATCAAAAGCGTGTCGTTGATTATTGCGGGGCTGCTGCTGATTCTGCCCGGATTCTTCACCGACTTCCTCGGCCTTCTGCTGCTTCTGCCGCCGGTGCAAAAGCACCTGACCATGAAGCTGCTGCCGCATCTGCGCTTTAGCCGTATGCCGGGCGGTGGGTTCAGCACCGGGCCAGGCGACACGTTTGAAGGGGAGTATCAGCGTAAGGATGAACAGCACGACCGTCTGGATCACAAAGACGATCGGTGA
- the yjeH gene encoding L-methionine/branched-chain amino acid transporter — protein MSGLKQELGLAQGVGLLSTSLLGTGVFAVPALAALVAGNNSLWAWPVLIVLVFPIAIVFAILGRHFPSAGGVAHFVGLAFGPRLERVTGWLFLSVIPVGLPAALHIATGFGQALFGWHDEQLLLAELGTLAIVWWVGSRGARSSANLQTLVAVLIVALVAAIWWAGDITVKEIPFPAVTDVDHSQLFAALSVMFWCFVGLEAFAHLASEFKQPERDFPRALMIGLLLAGTVYWACTVLVLHFKAFGADLAAAASLPGIVVELFGVKALWIACVIGYLACFASLNIYIQSFARLVWSQALDKPDNRLARLSKRQLPLNALNAVLGCCVLSTLCIYALKINLDTLLVYANGIFIMIYLLCMLAGCRLLKGRYKALAFVGGLLCLLLLAMVGWKSMYAIVMLAVLWLAL, from the coding sequence ATGAGTGGACTCAAGCAGGAGTTGGGGCTGGCGCAGGGCGTCGGCCTGCTCTCAACCTCCTTGTTAGGAACGGGCGTGTTCGCCGTACCTGCACTGGCGGCACTGGTAGCCGGAAATAACAGTCTGTGGGCGTGGCCCGTTCTGATTGTATTGGTTTTCCCGATTGCCATTGTGTTTGCCATCCTGGGGCGGCATTTCCCCAGCGCGGGCGGCGTGGCGCATTTTGTCGGGCTGGCATTTGGCCCGCGACTGGAGCGTGTGACCGGCTGGCTGTTTCTCTCCGTTATTCCGGTTGGGCTTCCTGCGGCGCTGCACATTGCAACCGGCTTTGGCCAGGCGCTGTTTGGCTGGCATGACGAGCAGTTGCTGTTGGCCGAACTGGGTACGCTGGCTATCGTCTGGTGGGTGGGTTCACGCGGAGCCCGCTCCAGCGCCAACCTGCAGACACTGGTTGCGGTGCTGATTGTCGCGCTCGTTGCCGCTATCTGGTGGGCGGGCGATATCACCGTAAAAGAGATTCCCTTCCCGGCCGTGACAGACGTCGACCACTCACAGCTTTTTGCCGCGCTCTCCGTCATGTTCTGGTGTTTTGTCGGTCTGGAGGCCTTTGCCCATCTGGCGTCGGAATTTAAGCAGCCTGAACGTGATTTCCCCCGCGCACTGATGATCGGCCTGCTGCTGGCAGGCACGGTGTACTGGGCGTGTACCGTGCTGGTGTTGCACTTCAAGGCTTTCGGAGCCGATCTCGCCGCCGCGGCATCGCTGCCGGGTATCGTGGTTGAACTGTTTGGTGTGAAGGCGCTGTGGATCGCCTGCGTTATCGGCTATCTGGCCTGTTTTGCCAGCCTCAACATTTATATCCAGAGCTTTGCCCGTCTGGTGTGGTCGCAGGCGCTGGATAAACCTGATAACCGCCTCGCGCGCCTGTCTAAACGCCAGCTGCCGCTGAATGCCCTGAATGCCGTACTGGGCTGCTGCGTGCTGAGTACGCTGTGCATTTACGCCCTGAAGATCAATCTGGATACGCTGCTCGTCTACGCTAACGGCATTTTTATTATGATCTACCTGCTGTGCATGCTGGCGGGATGCCGTTTGCTGAAAGGCCGTTATAAAGCACTGGCGTTTGTTGGTGGGCTGCTGTGCCTGCTGTTGCTGGCAATGGTGGGGTGGAAAAGTATGTACGCCATCGTCATGCTGGCGGTGTTGTGGCTGGCGCTTTAG
- a CDS encoding co-chaperone GroES, whose product MSIRPLHDRVIVKRKEVETKSAGGIVLTGSAAAKSTRGEIIAVGKGRILENGTVQPLDVKVGDIVIFNDGYGVKSEKIDNEEVLIMSESDILAIVEA is encoded by the coding sequence ATGAGTATTCGTCCGTTACATGATCGTGTGATCGTCAAACGTAAAGAAGTTGAAACCAAGTCTGCTGGCGGCATCGTTCTGACCGGTTCTGCAGCAGCCAAATCAACGCGTGGCGAAATCATCGCTGTCGGTAAGGGCCGCATCCTGGAAAACGGAACTGTGCAGCCACTGGACGTTAAAGTTGGTGACATCGTAATTTTCAACGATGGCTACGGCGTGAAATCCGAGAAGATCGACAATGAAGAAGTGTTGATCATGTCCGAGAGCGACATTCTGGCAATTGTTGAAGCGTAA
- the groL gene encoding chaperonin GroEL (60 kDa chaperone family; promotes refolding of misfolded polypeptides especially under stressful conditions; forms two stacked rings of heptamers to form a barrel-shaped 14mer; ends can be capped by GroES; misfolded proteins enter the barrel where they are refolded when GroES binds), which yields MAAKDVKFGNDARVKMLRGVNVLADAVKVTLGPKGRNVVLDKSFGAPTITKDGVSVAREIELEDKFENMGAQMVKEVASKANDAAGDGTTTATVLAQAIITEGLKAVAAGMNPMDLKRGIDKAVASAVEELKALSVPCSDSKAIAQVGTISANSDETVGKLIAEAMDKVGKEGVITVEDGTGLEDELDVVEGMQFDRGYLSPYFINKPETGAVELESPFILLADKKISNIREMLPVLEAVAKAGKPLVIIAEDVEGEALATLVVNTMRGIVKVAAVKAPGFGDRRKAMLQDIATLTGGTVISEEIGMELEKATLEDLGQAKRVVINKDTTTIIDGVGEEAAIQGRVGQIRKQIEEATSDYDREKLQERVAKLAGGVAVIKVGAATEVEMKEKKARVDDALHATRAAVEEGVVAGGGVALVRVAAKLAGLTAQNEDQNVGIKVALRAMEAPLRQIVSNAGEEPSVVANKVKAGEGNYGYNAATEEYGNMIDFGILDPTKVTRSALQYAASVAGLMITTECMVTDLPKGDAPDLGAAGMGGMGGMGGMM from the coding sequence ATGGCAGCTAAAGACGTAAAATTCGGTAACGACGCTCGTGTAAAAATGCTCCGCGGCGTAAACGTACTGGCAGATGCAGTTAAAGTGACCCTGGGCCCGAAAGGCCGTAACGTAGTGCTGGATAAATCCTTCGGCGCGCCAACCATCACCAAAGACGGTGTTTCCGTAGCACGTGAAATCGAGCTGGAAGACAAGTTCGAAAACATGGGTGCGCAGATGGTGAAAGAAGTGGCCTCTAAAGCGAACGACGCTGCAGGCGACGGTACCACCACCGCGACCGTTCTGGCGCAGGCCATCATCACCGAAGGTCTGAAAGCCGTTGCGGCGGGCATGAACCCAATGGATCTGAAACGTGGTATCGACAAAGCTGTCGCCTCCGCTGTGGAAGAACTGAAAGCGCTGTCCGTACCGTGCTCTGACTCTAAAGCGATTGCTCAGGTTGGTACCATCTCCGCTAACTCCGACGAAACCGTAGGTAAACTGATCGCGGAAGCGATGGACAAAGTCGGTAAAGAAGGCGTAATCACCGTTGAAGACGGTACCGGTCTGGAAGACGAACTGGACGTGGTTGAAGGTATGCAGTTCGACCGCGGTTACCTGTCCCCATACTTCATCAACAAGCCAGAGACTGGCGCTGTTGAGCTGGAAAGCCCGTTCATCCTGCTGGCTGACAAAAAAATCTCCAACATCCGCGAAATGCTGCCAGTGCTGGAAGCCGTTGCGAAAGCAGGCAAACCGCTGGTTATCATCGCTGAAGATGTTGAAGGCGAAGCGCTGGCGACCCTGGTGGTTAACACCATGCGCGGCATCGTGAAAGTGGCTGCGGTTAAAGCACCTGGCTTCGGCGATCGTCGTAAAGCGATGCTGCAGGATATCGCTACCCTGACCGGCGGTACCGTCATCTCTGAAGAGATCGGTATGGAGCTGGAAAAAGCGACCCTGGAAGACCTGGGCCAGGCGAAACGCGTTGTGATCAACAAAGACACCACCACCATCATCGATGGCGTGGGTGAAGAAGCCGCTATTCAGGGCCGCGTTGGTCAGATCCGTAAGCAGATCGAAGAAGCGACTTCCGATTACGACCGTGAAAAACTGCAGGAGCGCGTAGCGAAACTGGCAGGTGGCGTTGCGGTAATCAAAGTCGGTGCTGCGACCGAAGTTGAAATGAAAGAGAAAAAAGCGCGCGTTGACGATGCCCTGCACGCGACCCGTGCTGCGGTAGAAGAAGGCGTGGTTGCGGGTGGTGGCGTTGCGCTGGTGCGCGTTGCCGCTAAACTGGCTGGCCTGACCGCTCAGAACGAAGACCAGAACGTGGGTATCAAAGTTGCGCTGCGCGCAATGGAAGCGCCTCTGCGTCAGATCGTGTCTAACGCCGGTGAAGAGCCATCTGTGGTAGCAAACAAGGTTAAAGCGGGCGAAGGTAACTACGGTTACAACGCGGCAACTGAAGAATACGGCAACATGATCGACTTCGGTATCCTGGACCCAACTAAAGTGACCCGTTCTGCTCTGCAGTACGCGGCCTCTGTTGCTGGTCTGATGATCACCACCGAGTGCATGGTGACCGACCTGCCTAAAGGCGATGCGCCTGACTTAGGTGCTGCTGGCATGGGCGGCATGGGTGGAATGGGCGGCATGATGTAA
- the iadA gene encoding beta-aspartyl-peptidase, which produces MDFSVLNPHLFRNAHLYAPEDKGRCDLLIAAGKIVAIEKANHGTTRPDCPESDLAGAVVCPGFIDQHVHLIGGGGEAGPHTRTPEVRLSALVAAGITSVVGLLGTDGVTRHPESLLAKTRALEHEGISAWMLTGAYGLPSPTITGSVEKDVALIDKIIGVKCAISDHRSSAPAEDQLASMAAQSRVGGLLGAKAGISVFHLGNSPKLLEPLFSILNNADVPRVKLLPTHVNRAQALFDAALSYAREGGFIDITTSISEPIDAASAIVMAREAQVPFNRLTLSSDGNGSQPKFDERGNLVGMGVAGFESLLETLQQLVSRHQLPLEEALLPFTRNVAAFLGLEHKGRIAPGCDADFLVLTDDLKIREVWAKGRQMVREGAVCVKGTFE; this is translated from the coding sequence CAACGCACATCTCTACGCCCCGGAGGATAAGGGACGTTGCGATCTGCTGATCGCTGCGGGAAAAATCGTGGCGATCGAAAAAGCGAACCACGGAACAACGAGGCCAGACTGCCCGGAAAGCGATCTGGCTGGGGCGGTGGTTTGCCCGGGGTTTATCGACCAGCATGTGCATTTGATCGGTGGCGGCGGCGAGGCGGGCCCTCACACCCGCACGCCAGAGGTTCGCCTGTCTGCACTCGTTGCCGCAGGCATCACCTCGGTTGTTGGCCTGCTAGGCACCGACGGCGTGACCCGGCATCCTGAATCGCTGCTGGCAAAAACGCGGGCCCTTGAACATGAAGGGATCAGCGCATGGATGCTGACGGGGGCGTACGGGCTGCCTTCGCCGACCATCACCGGCAGTGTCGAAAAAGACGTGGCGCTGATTGATAAAATCATTGGCGTGAAATGCGCGATCTCTGACCATCGTTCTTCCGCGCCAGCCGAGGACCAGCTCGCCAGTATGGCTGCCCAGTCACGCGTAGGCGGGCTGTTGGGTGCCAAAGCGGGTATCTCCGTGTTTCACCTCGGCAACAGCCCAAAGCTGCTGGAGCCGCTATTTAGCATCCTGAATAACGCCGACGTTCCCCGCGTAAAACTGCTGCCAACCCACGTTAACCGCGCCCAGGCGCTGTTCGATGCCGCGCTGAGCTATGCCCGCGAAGGCGGCTTTATCGACATCACGACCAGCATCAGTGAACCGATTGACGCCGCCAGCGCCATCGTGATGGCCCGCGAGGCGCAGGTGCCGTTTAACCGGCTTACGCTCAGTTCGGACGGCAACGGCAGCCAGCCGAAATTTGATGAGCGCGGCAATCTGGTGGGTATGGGCGTGGCGGGGTTCGAATCCCTGCTCGAAACGCTGCAGCAGCTGGTCAGCCGACATCAGCTGCCGCTGGAAGAGGCGCTTCTTCCCTTTACGCGAAACGTGGCGGCGTTTCTCGGGCTGGAGCATAAGGGACGGATAGCGCCCGGATGCGACGCGGATTTCCTGGTACTGACGGACGATCTGAAGATTCGCGAGGTCTGGGCCAAAGGCCGCCAGATGGTGCGTGAAGGTGCCGTGTGCGTCAAAGGGACTTTCGAATAG